From one Streptomyces sp. SCSIO 30461 genomic stretch:
- a CDS encoding thiazole synthase, with protein MADDRFTLGGVEFSSRLIMGTGGAPSLDVLERALVASGTELTTVAMRRLDPTVRGSVLSVLERLGIRVLPNTAGCFTAGEAVLTARLAREALGTRWIKLEVVADERTLLPDPVELLDAAEVLVDDGFLVLPYTNDDPVLARKLEEVGCAAIMPLGSPIGSGLGIRNPHNFQLITEQADVPVILDAGAGTASDAALAMELGCAAVMLASAVTRAQEPVLMAAAMRHAVEAGRLAHRAGRIPRRHFAQASSPVEGRAALDPERPAF; from the coding sequence GTGGCGGACGACCGTTTCACCCTGGGCGGCGTCGAGTTCTCGTCCCGGCTGATCATGGGTACGGGAGGGGCGCCCAGTCTCGACGTCCTGGAGCGCGCGCTGGTCGCGAGCGGCACGGAGCTGACGACCGTGGCGATGCGGCGGCTGGATCCGACCGTACGGGGCTCCGTGCTGTCGGTGCTGGAACGGCTGGGCATCCGGGTGCTGCCGAACACCGCCGGCTGCTTCACCGCGGGCGAGGCGGTGCTCACGGCACGGCTGGCGCGGGAGGCGCTGGGCACGCGCTGGATCAAGCTGGAGGTGGTCGCCGACGAGCGCACCCTGCTGCCCGACCCGGTGGAGTTGCTCGACGCCGCCGAGGTGCTGGTGGACGACGGCTTCCTCGTGCTGCCTTACACCAACGACGATCCGGTGCTCGCTCGGAAGCTGGAGGAGGTCGGCTGTGCGGCGATCATGCCGCTGGGCTCACCGATCGGCTCCGGGCTCGGCATCCGCAACCCGCACAACTTCCAGCTGATCACCGAGCAGGCCGATGTCCCGGTGATCCTGGACGCGGGGGCGGGCACCGCATCGGACGCGGCCCTGGCGATGGAGCTGGGCTGCGCGGCGGTGATGCTCGCTTCGGCGGTCACCCGCGCGCAGGAGCCGGTGCTGATGGCCGCGGCGATGCGCCACGCGGTCGAGGCCGGCCGCCTGGCGCATCGCGCGGGCAGGATCCCGCGCCGCCACTTCGCCCAGGCGTCATCCCCGG
- the thiS gene encoding sulfur carrier protein ThiS has translation MSMTVKPTVSVNGEPREIAAGTTLDTLVATLTAACSGVAAAVNESVVPRSEWPVTPLGDGDRVEILTAVQGG, from the coding sequence ATGAGCATGACCGTGAAGCCGACCGTCTCCGTCAACGGGGAGCCCCGGGAGATCGCCGCCGGCACGACGCTGGACACGCTGGTCGCGACGCTGACGGCGGCGTGCTCCGGTGTCGCGGCGGCCGTGAACGAGTCGGTCGTCCCGCGCAGCGAGTGGCCGGTGACGCCACTCGGCGACGGCGACCGGGTGGAGATCCTCACCGCGGTGCAGGGCGGGTGA